In a single window of the Melanotaenia boesemani isolate fMelBoe1 chromosome 22, fMelBoe1.pri, whole genome shotgun sequence genome:
- the LOC121634231 gene encoding solute carrier family 23 member 1-like translates to MDSEKESSGLDNLAFDMDEQVNDQLTVKEDNKCGSGCVAEEDRNKPTYCVTDVPPWYLCIFLAIQHYLTAFGGMISIPLILSEGLCLQHDSLTQSLLINTIFFVSGLCTVLQVTLGVRLPILQGGTFALVTPAMAMLSMPEWQCPAWTQNASLVNTSSPVFKEVWQTRLRTLQGSIMVASLLQILVGFSGLIGFLMRFIGPLTIAPTVSLIGLSLYDSAGDKAGSHWGISAMTTVLIILFSQYLRLIPMPVPAYSKTKKLHTTNFFIFQTMPILLGIAVSWLVCYLLTIYDVLPSDSSRYGHLARTDVKRNVVAEASWFTFPYPGQWGVPMVNLAAVFGILAGIICSMAESVGDYYACARLSGAPPPPKHAISRGIGVEGLGSLLAGAIGTGNGTTSFSENVAALGITKVGSRTVILLSGVLMILMGMLGKIGAIFTTIPMPVIGGMFLIMFGVITAAGISNLQFTDMNSSRNIFVFGFSMFSALVIPNWIMKNPGFFETGVKELDQVLRILWTTHMFVGGFLGFFLDNTIPGTKHERGLQAWDEVHFEDSTNTLVSEEVYDLPFGITSCLESQSWVRYIPFCPQRGHTPQHRSADDVSESFRIEHNTQM, encoded by the exons ATGGATTCAGAAAAGGAAAGCAGTGGGCTTGACAATCTTGCATTTGAT ATGGATGAGCAAGTCAATGATCAACTCACGGTAAAGGAAGATAATAAATGTGGGAGTGGCTGTGTGGCAGAGGAAGACAGAAATAAACCAACCTATTGCGTTACTGATGTCCCTCCTTGGTACCTTTGTATCTTCCTGGCCATTCAG CACTACCTGACAGCATTTGGTGGGATGATCTCCATCCCCCTCATTCTCTCAGAGGGCCTGTGTCTGCAGCATGACAGCCTGACCCAGAGCCTGCTCATCAACACAATTTTCTTCGTCTCTGGCCTCTGCACTGTTCTGCAGGTTACCCTCGGTGTTAG GCTCCCAATCCTACAGGGAGGTACTTTTGCCTTGGTGACCCCGGCCATGGCTATGTTGTCCATGCCAGAGTGGCAGTGTCCTGCTTGGACCCAGAATGCCAGTCTGGTCAACACCTCCTCACCTGTCTTTAAAGAAGTGTGGCAGACTCGTTTGAGAACA CTGCAGGGCTCTATTATGGTGGCCTCTCTCCTCCAGATACTGGTTGGCTTCTCTGGCCTCATTGGCTTCCTCATGCGCTTCATTGGCCCCTTAACCATTGCGCCCACTGTCTCTCTCATAGGCTTGTCACTGTATGACTCAGCTGGAGATAAGGCTGGCAGCCACTGGGGCATCTCTGCTAT GACTACAGTGCTGATCATCCTGTTCTCTCAGTACCTTCGTCTCATACCAATGCCCGTTCCTGCATACAGCAAAACCAAGAAACTGCACACCACAAACTTCTTCATCTTCCAGACAATGCCA ATTCTGCTGGGAATTGCGGTCTCATGGTTAGTGTGCTACCTCCTCACCATCTATGATGTCCTACCATCTGATTCATCTCGGTATGGTCACTTGGCTCGCACTGATGTGAAGAGGAATGTTGTTGCTGAGGCTTCATGGTTCACATTTCCTTATCCTG GTCAATGGGGGGTTCCAATGGTGAACCTGGCAGCTGTGTTTGGCATTCTGGCTGGAATAATATGTTCCATGGCAGAGTCCGTGGGGGACTACTACGCATGTGCAAGACTGTCAGGGGCTCCTCCTCCACCAAAGCATGCCATCAGCCGGGGAATCGGGGTTGAAGGGCTTGGTTCTTTGTTGGCGGGGGCCATCGGCACAGGCAATGGCACTACTTCTTTTAGTGAGAATGTGGCAGCACTCGGTATTACTAAG GTGGGTAGTCGAACAGTGATTCTCCTAAGTGGAGTTCTCATGATTTTGATGGGCATGCTAGGCAAAATTGGAGCCATCTTTACAACCATCCCGATGCCTGTGATTGGAGGGATGTTCCTGATCATGTTTGGAGTCATAACTGCTGCAGGGATTTCTAATCTgcag TTTACAGACATGAATTCTTCCCGGAATATCTTTGTGTTTGGTTTCTCCATGTTTTCCGCACTGGTCATTCCAAACTGGATCATGAAGAATCCTGGATTTTTTGAAACCG GTGTTAAAGAGCTGGACCAAGTGTTACGCATATTGTGGACTACCCATATGTTTGTGGGAGGGTTCCTTGGCTTCTTTTTAGATAACACAATTCCTG GAACTAAGCATGAGCGTGGCCTCCAAGCCTGGGATGAGGTACACTTTGAAGACTCTACCAACACTTTGGTGTCTGAAGAGGTGTACGACCTCCCCTTTGGTATAACATCTTGCCTCGAATCTCAGTCTTGGGTTCGTTATATCCCTTTTTGTCCACAGAGGGGTCACACTCCTCAGCACAGGTCAGCAGATGACGTGTCGGAGAGCTTCAGGATTGAGCACAACACACAAATGTGA
- the gpcpd1 gene encoding glycerophosphocholine phosphodiesterase GPCPD1 isoform X1, with protein METTQLTLTVSGETSPGEVIAVVGSCESLGCWKYQKAVTLRPLSDEGHTWTTTITVPRGVATKYRYFKGFFLQSKSADGPCQVIVNMWETHHQPRTMSPTAAQQDINDGEFGIYNGVNCVDSGWLTCQTEIRLRLHYSKMPPVSITKKKFKKSRFRIKLTLEGFEEEEDEEEENELSPSSWHKITTTLEISMISANGYKSRHSQPECGYALDSSQWTEYSIHTMDPDNLELTFEFFEEDLSEHVVQGDIHPGHVGTACLLSSSFLESGKDLGVVTLPIMGRNSRQTIGKVRVDYLVIRPIQEFQCDMSSSYTKHWKKRSTLDVGHRGAGSTHAAKHHRVRENTIASFKSAAKHGAAFVEFDVHLSKDAVPIVYHDLTCCISTKKKNDQNLELIEVPVKDLTFDQLQLLKLAHVTAMKGSDHKDLLEDEDEIDEHQPFPSLSQIFQAVPEHVGFNIELKWICQMKDESWDGNLSSYFNMNKFLDIVLSCVLQKGGKRRIVFSCFDPDVCTMVRHKQNKYPILFLTQGISDKYPELMDIRCQTTQIAISFAQSENILGISAHTEELLKRLNYIGEAQSKGLVVFSWGDDNNDHETRRKLREQGIDGLIYDSICDAQGEQSNIFQVEEKHSLQEVITEETLKSSTCSCYSIPCSMAHCIASKVCGGSAESDSGLSSS; from the exons ATGGAGACCACTCAGTTGACCTTAACTGTCAGTGGAGAAACATCTCCAG GTGAGGTGATTGCAGTCGTGGGAAGCTGTGAATCCCTGGGATGCTGGAAATATCAAAAAGCTGTGACCTTACGTCCTCTCAGTGATGAGGG ACACACATGGACCACAACAATCACCGTACCTAGAGGTGTTGCTACCAAGTATCGCTATTTCAAGGGCTTCTTTCTGCAGTCAAAG AGTGCAGATGGTCCCTGTCAAGTGATAGTCAATATGTGGGAGACCCATCATCAGCCCCGCACGATGAGCCCCACAG CTGCACAACAGGATATTAACGATGGAGAATTTGGAATTTACA ATGGGGTGAATTGTGTTGACTCAGGGTGGCTGACATGCCAGACGGAAATTCGCCTGCGTTTGCACTATTCTAAGATGCCTCCAGTGTCCATCACTAAGAAGAAATTCAAGAAGTCTCGCTTCAG GATTAAGCTGACGTTAGAGGGctttgaggaagaggaggatgaagaggaggaaaacgAGCTCAGTCCTTCATCATGGCACAAGATAACCACCACTCTGGAGATCAGTATGATCAGTGCTAATGGGTATAAGTCACGCCACTCACAGCCAGAGTGTGGTTACGCCCTGGATTCGTCCCAGTGGACAGAGTACAGCATTCACACCATGGACCCTGATAACCTGGAGCTCACTTTTGAGTTCTTCGAG GAGGATCTGAGTGAGCATGTAGTTCAGGGGGACATCCATCCAGGACATGTGGGAACAGCCTGTCTCCTCTCTTCTTCATTTTTGGAGAGCGGCAAGGACttgggtgtagttacacttccCATAATGGGCCGAAACTCAAGGCAGACCATCGGGAAAGTAAGAG tggaTTACCTGGTGATCAGACCGATCCAGGAGTTCCAGTGTGACATGAGCTCATCGTACACAAAGCACTGGAAGAAAAGAAGCACTCTGGATGTGGGTCACAGAGGAGCAGGAAGCACACATGCAGCCAA ACACCACAGAGTTCGAGAGAACACAATAGCCTCATTTAAAAGTGCTGCAAAGCAT gGTGCAGCCTTTGTAGAGTTCGACGTTCACCTCTCCAAAGATGCTGTGCCCATAGTGTACCACGATCTAACTTGCTGTATCTCCACTAAAAAG AAAAATGACCAGAATCTGGAGCTTATTGAGGTCCCAGTGAAAGACCTGACCTTTgaccagctgcagcttctgaAG CTGGCCCATGTCACTGCAATGAAAGGAAGTGACCACAAAG ATCTTCTGGAGGACGAGGATGAAATTGATGAACATCAGCCGTTCCCCTCACTGTCACAG ATTTTCCAAGCTGTTCCTGAACATGTCGGCTTCAACATTGAGCTCAAATGGATCTGCCAAATGAAA GATGAGTCATGGGATGGAAACTTATCCTCCTACTTCAACATGAACAAGTTCCTGGACATTGTCCTGTCCTGTGTGCTGCAGAAAGGTGGAAAAAGACGCATCGTCTTCTCCTGTTTTGACCCAGATGTTTGCACAAT GGTGCGTCATAAGCAGAACAAGTACCCCATCCTCTTCCTAACTCAGGGAATCTCTGACAAGTATCCTGAGCTGATGGACATTCGTTGCCAGACCACTCAAATTGCTATCAGCTTTGCTCAGAGTGAAAATATTCTG GGAATCAGTGCCCACACTGAAGAACTGTTGAAGCGCCTTAACTACATTGGGGAAGCTCAGTCTAAAGGCCTGGTGGTGTTCAGCTGGGGGGATGACAACAACGACCACGAAACCAGAAGGAAGCTGAGAGAGCAGGGAATTGACGGCCTCATCTATGATAG TATCTGCGATGCCCAAGGAGAGCAGTCAAACATCTTCCAGGTAGAGGAGAAACACTCCCTGCAGGAGGTTATTACAGAGGAGACCCTTAAGAGCTCAACATGCTCTTGCTACTCCATTCCCTGCTCCATGGCACACTGCATTGCCTCCAAAGTATGCGGTGGTAGCGCAGAGTCCGATTCTGGTCTCAGCTCTTCATGA
- the gpcpd1 gene encoding glycerophosphocholine phosphodiesterase GPCPD1 isoform X2 gives MPPVSITKKKFKKSRFRIKLTLEGFEEEEDEEEENELSPSSWHKITTTLEISMISANGYKSRHSQPECGYALDSSQWTEYSIHTMDPDNLELTFEFFEEDLSEHVVQGDIHPGHVGTACLLSSSFLESGKDLGVVTLPIMGRNSRQTIGKVRVDYLVIRPIQEFQCDMSSSYTKHWKKRSTLDVGHRGAGSTHAAKHHRVRENTIASFKSAAKHGAAFVEFDVHLSKDAVPIVYHDLTCCISTKKKNDQNLELIEVPVKDLTFDQLQLLKLAHVTAMKGSDHKDLLEDEDEIDEHQPFPSLSQIFQAVPEHVGFNIELKWICQMKDESWDGNLSSYFNMNKFLDIVLSCVLQKGGKRRIVFSCFDPDVCTMVRHKQNKYPILFLTQGISDKYPELMDIRCQTTQIAISFAQSENILGISAHTEELLKRLNYIGEAQSKGLVVFSWGDDNNDHETRRKLREQGIDGLIYDSICDAQGEQSNIFQVEEKHSLQEVITEETLKSSTCSCYSIPCSMAHCIASKVCGGSAESDSGLSSS, from the exons ATGCCTCCAGTGTCCATCACTAAGAAGAAATTCAAGAAGTCTCGCTTCAG GATTAAGCTGACGTTAGAGGGctttgaggaagaggaggatgaagaggaggaaaacgAGCTCAGTCCTTCATCATGGCACAAGATAACCACCACTCTGGAGATCAGTATGATCAGTGCTAATGGGTATAAGTCACGCCACTCACAGCCAGAGTGTGGTTACGCCCTGGATTCGTCCCAGTGGACAGAGTACAGCATTCACACCATGGACCCTGATAACCTGGAGCTCACTTTTGAGTTCTTCGAG GAGGATCTGAGTGAGCATGTAGTTCAGGGGGACATCCATCCAGGACATGTGGGAACAGCCTGTCTCCTCTCTTCTTCATTTTTGGAGAGCGGCAAGGACttgggtgtagttacacttccCATAATGGGCCGAAACTCAAGGCAGACCATCGGGAAAGTAAGAG tggaTTACCTGGTGATCAGACCGATCCAGGAGTTCCAGTGTGACATGAGCTCATCGTACACAAAGCACTGGAAGAAAAGAAGCACTCTGGATGTGGGTCACAGAGGAGCAGGAAGCACACATGCAGCCAA ACACCACAGAGTTCGAGAGAACACAATAGCCTCATTTAAAAGTGCTGCAAAGCAT gGTGCAGCCTTTGTAGAGTTCGACGTTCACCTCTCCAAAGATGCTGTGCCCATAGTGTACCACGATCTAACTTGCTGTATCTCCACTAAAAAG AAAAATGACCAGAATCTGGAGCTTATTGAGGTCCCAGTGAAAGACCTGACCTTTgaccagctgcagcttctgaAG CTGGCCCATGTCACTGCAATGAAAGGAAGTGACCACAAAG ATCTTCTGGAGGACGAGGATGAAATTGATGAACATCAGCCGTTCCCCTCACTGTCACAG ATTTTCCAAGCTGTTCCTGAACATGTCGGCTTCAACATTGAGCTCAAATGGATCTGCCAAATGAAA GATGAGTCATGGGATGGAAACTTATCCTCCTACTTCAACATGAACAAGTTCCTGGACATTGTCCTGTCCTGTGTGCTGCAGAAAGGTGGAAAAAGACGCATCGTCTTCTCCTGTTTTGACCCAGATGTTTGCACAAT GGTGCGTCATAAGCAGAACAAGTACCCCATCCTCTTCCTAACTCAGGGAATCTCTGACAAGTATCCTGAGCTGATGGACATTCGTTGCCAGACCACTCAAATTGCTATCAGCTTTGCTCAGAGTGAAAATATTCTG GGAATCAGTGCCCACACTGAAGAACTGTTGAAGCGCCTTAACTACATTGGGGAAGCTCAGTCTAAAGGCCTGGTGGTGTTCAGCTGGGGGGATGACAACAACGACCACGAAACCAGAAGGAAGCTGAGAGAGCAGGGAATTGACGGCCTCATCTATGATAG TATCTGCGATGCCCAAGGAGAGCAGTCAAACATCTTCCAGGTAGAGGAGAAACACTCCCTGCAGGAGGTTATTACAGAGGAGACCCTTAAGAGCTCAACATGCTCTTGCTACTCCATTCCCTGCTCCATGGCACACTGCATTGCCTCCAAAGTATGCGGTGGTAGCGCAGAGTCCGATTCTGGTCTCAGCTCTTCATGA